A single Leptolyngbya subtilissima AS-A7 DNA region contains:
- a CDS encoding ABC transporter ATP-binding protein, with translation MHLEINNLSKQFDTRQGPVLALDDINMHVETGEFVCVVGASGSGKSTLLRLVAGLDMPTAGEMTVDGQVVTGPGSDRGMIFQSYTLYPWMSVQKNVEFGLKLQGVGPRERREMASYYLDVVGLTKFARSLPKQLSGGMKQRVAIARTLASRPKIMLMDEPFGALDVQTKETMQQFMLDLWNRTGVSILMITHDVDEAVFLSQRIYVLTAHPGTIQREVFVDLPSDRTYTIRRDRAFQDYREGIMDLLRGKTTPALVS, from the coding sequence ATGCACTTAGAAATCAACAACCTTAGCAAACAGTTCGACACCCGCCAGGGACCGGTGCTGGCGCTCGACGACATCAACATGCACGTAGAAACGGGCGAATTTGTCTGCGTGGTCGGAGCCTCAGGCTCCGGAAAATCTACGCTGCTGCGGCTGGTGGCAGGGCTAGATATGCCCACGGCGGGGGAAATGACGGTGGATGGCCAAGTGGTGACGGGGCCAGGATCCGATCGCGGCATGATCTTCCAGAGCTACACCCTGTACCCCTGGATGTCGGTGCAGAAAAATGTCGAATTTGGTCTCAAGCTTCAGGGCGTGGGGCCGCGGGAGCGGCGGGAGATGGCCTCCTACTATCTAGACGTGGTGGGGCTGACCAAGTTTGCGCGATCGTTGCCCAAGCAGCTCTCTGGTGGCATGAAGCAGCGGGTGGCGATCGCCCGCACCCTGGCCTCGCGGCCCAAAATTATGCTGATGGATGAGCCTTTTGGCGCGCTAGATGTGCAGACCAAGGAGACCATGCAGCAGTTCATGCTCGACCTGTGGAACCGTACCGGGGTGAGCATTTTGATGATTACCCACGATGTCGATGAGGCGGTGTTTCTCTCCCAGCGGATCTACGTGCTAACAGCGCACCCCGGCACCATTCAGCGGGAGGTGTTTGTGGACTTGCCCAGCGATCGCACCTACACCATTCGCCGCGATCGCGCTTTTCAAGACTACCGCGAAGGCATTATGGATCTGCTGCGGGGAAAGACGACGCCAGCCTTAGTGAGCTGA
- a CDS encoding ABC transporter permease yields MTPASPSFSTAPTAPQGMKPSVFWRLADDIPKPMSTALMVLSIAVPFALWWIVASLDLVNDKFLPSPIQVAQALGRLWTDGFLLEDTAASIMRVTVGFLLAALVSIPIGIAMGAFASVRSLLEPIVGVVRYMPAPAFIPLLLIYLGLGEAPKIALIFMGTVFFNILMIMDAVKFVPKALLETTYTLGGQRRQALFQVITPYVVPNIIDTFRINIATSWNLVVVAELVAAENGLGKRIVLAQKFFNTDEIFACLIILGVIGFALDLSLRGLMKATCKWAID; encoded by the coding sequence GTGACTCCCGCTTCCCCTTCCTTTTCCACCGCGCCCACCGCCCCCCAGGGCATGAAGCCTAGTGTCTTTTGGCGACTGGCCGACGACATTCCCAAACCGATGAGCACGGCGCTAATGGTGCTCTCCATTGCGGTGCCCTTTGCTCTGTGGTGGATAGTGGCCAGCCTGGATCTGGTGAATGACAAGTTTTTGCCCTCACCGATTCAGGTGGCCCAGGCGCTGGGGCGGCTTTGGACGGATGGCTTTCTGCTGGAAGATACCGCCGCCAGCATTATGCGGGTGACCGTGGGCTTTTTGCTGGCGGCGCTGGTGTCGATCCCCATCGGCATTGCGATGGGAGCCTTTGCTAGTGTGCGATCGCTGCTCGAACCCATTGTTGGCGTGGTGCGCTACATGCCCGCCCCCGCCTTCATTCCCCTGCTGCTGATCTATCTGGGCCTGGGCGAAGCACCCAAAATCGCCCTGATCTTTATGGGCACCGTGTTCTTCAACATCCTGATGATCATGGATGCGGTGAAGTTTGTGCCCAAGGCCCTGCTCGAAACCACCTACACCCTGGGCGGGCAGCGGCGACAGGCGCTGTTTCAGGTGATTACGCCCTACGTGGTGCCCAACATTATTGACACCTTTCGCATCAACATTGCCACCTCCTGGAACCTGGTGGTGGTAGCGGAGCTGGTGGCGGCGGAAAACGGTTTGGGCAAACGGATCGTGCTGGCCCAAAAGTTTTTCAACACCGACGAAATCTTTGCCTGCCTGATCATTCTGGGCGTAATCGGCTTTGCCCTAGATTTATCGCTGCGAGGGTTGATGAAAGCCACTTGTAAATGGGCGATAGATTGA